The following are encoded in a window of Impatiens glandulifera chromosome 5, dImpGla2.1, whole genome shotgun sequence genomic DNA:
- the LOC124939440 gene encoding adenylate isopentenyltransferase 5, chloroplastic-like, with amino-acid sequence MIDANDVEPPKKKEVLPLLEVMACVVASLRRCCRHSRGAPLPSMRISFSAVKLPQPPPPLLTFPAGITMDPFINPPWWRKEKVIVVMGSTGTGKSKLSIDIARRFPAEVVNSDKIQIFRGLEIVTNKVTEDECCGVPHHLMGIADSDEDFTSDDFCRHANDALSSIVKRGRVPIIAGGSNSYIKALANDDYEFRSKYECCFLWADVSSKVLNSFLSERVDRMVEIGLVDEVRGIFNPTADYSRGIRQAIGVPEMDDFFRIEWDPKVSCEVKVKILRKAIEKIKTNTCKLAKRQHMNIIRLQTQLEWTVHRLDATEAFQKRGNPDGFQEAWKRLVTEPSIEIVRDFLRDDGHVLIPPINTNPRMPFATNAVATVTR; translated from the exons ATGATCGACGCCAATGATGTAGAGCCGCCAAAGAAGAAGGAGGTTTTGCCATTGTTAGAGGTCATGGCATGTGTTGTTGCCAGCCTGAGGAGATGTTGTCGCCATTCACGTGGTGCCCCGCTAC CTTCCATGAGGATTTCATTTTCAGCCGTCAAACTGCCGCAACCGCCGCCGCCGCTCTTAACTTTTCCGGCGGGAATCACCATGGACCCATTCATTAACCCTCCTTGGTGGCGCAAGGAAAAGGTTATTGTAGTTATGGGATCAACCGGCACCGGAAAATCGAAGCTATCAATTGACATCGCCCGCCGTTTTCCGGCGGAAGTTGTGAATTCagacaaaatacaaattttcaGAGGTTTGGAGATTGTTACTAACAAGGTTACGGAAGATGAGTGTTGCGGCGTGCCCCATCACTTAATGGGTATTGCAGATTCCGACGAAGATTTCACCTCGGATGACTTTTGTCGACACGCGAATGATGCCTTGAGTTCGATAGTTAAACGCGGGCGTGTCCCGATCATCGCTGGAGGTTCGAATTCTTACATTAAGGCGCTTGCGAATGATGATTATGAGTTTAGGTCGAAATACGAGTGTTGTTTTCTATGGGCGGATGTTTCTTCTAAAGTTTTAAACTCGTTTTTGTCGGAAAGGGTCGATAGGATGGTGGAGATTGGATTGGTTGACGAGGTTAGAGGGATTTTTAATCCCACGGCTGATTACAGCCGTGGGATTAGACAGGCAATCGGAGTGCCGGAAATGGATGATTTCTTTAGAATTGAGTGGGACCCGAAAGTGAGTTGTGAAGTTAAGGTTAAAATACTAAGAAAGGCTATTGAAAAAATCAAGACCAATACTTGTAAATTAGCTAAACGCCAACATATGAACATTATAAGGCTTCAAACGCAACTTGAATGGACGGTTCATCGCCTAGACGCGACCGAGGCTTTTCAAAAACGAGGTAATCCCGATGGATTCCAAGAGGCTTGGAAACGTCTAGTGACCGAACCTAGCATTGAGATTGTACGCGATTTTCTAAGGGACGATGGACATGTTCTTATCCCGCCAATTAATACCAATCCAAGGATGCCCTTCGCTACGAACGCAGTTGCCACGGTGACACGTTAA